A window of Tripterygium wilfordii isolate XIE 37 chromosome 7, ASM1340144v1, whole genome shotgun sequence contains these coding sequences:
- the LOC120002764 gene encoding protein SODIUM POTASSIUM ROOT DEFECTIVE 2-like produces the protein MKKMEIFCASPASTAVCSSLDQRSMVRHSHRHLDRSFSSKAAYTPCSSQLPISPRPSYEKMRKSNSSSNRPSDLHRKSSAGVNDLYSPPGSSRYLLRESSTTSYIDWNITSNDSDRVSALVPSQPAKPSRRVIISSNDSQALIKSSPSAPSRHQVVVLRVSIHCKGCEGKVRKHISKMEGVTSFSIDLATKKVTVIGDVTPLGVLESISRVKNAQLWPSPTPSSPSPCSVLINKNN, from the exons ATGAAGAAAATGGAGATTTTCTGTGCTTCTCCAGCATCCACTGCTGTGTGTTCCAGCTTAGACCAGCGTTCAATGGTCCGTCACTCTCACAGACACCTGGATCGCTCTTTCAGTTCCAAGGCTGCTTACACACCTTGTTCATCACAATTGCCAATTAGTCCGAGGCCTTCCTATGAGAAGATGAGGAAGAGTAATTCTTCTAGTAATAGGCCGAGTGATTTGCATAGAAAGAGCTCTGCAGGTGTAAATGACCTTTATAGTCCTCCTGGTTCATCCAGATATCTTTTAAGAGAGTCTTCTACTACTTCTTATATTGATTGGAATATTACTTCAAATGACTCCGATCGCGTCTCTGCTCTAGTTCCTTCGCAGCCTGCAAAGCCCTCTAGACGTGTAATTATAAGCTCAAATGACTCTCAAGCTCTGATCAAGTCCTCTCCTTCTGCTCCGTCGCGACACCAG GTTGTGGTTCTGAGGGTGTCAATCCATTGCAAAGGATGCGAAGGAAAAGTGAGAAAACATATATCTAAAATGGAAG GAGTGACATCATTCAGTATCGATTTAGCGACAAAGAAAGTTACAGTAATCGGAGATGTGACTCCTCTGGGTGTACTTGAGAGCATTTCCCGGGTGAAGAATGCGCAGCTTTGGCCATCTCCGACACCATCATCACCGTCGCCATGTTCTGTTTTGATCAACAAGAACAACTGA
- the LOC120001837 gene encoding 60S ribosomal protein L35-like, producing the protein MARIKLHELRNKSKTELLNQLKDLKAELALLRVAKVTGGAPNKLSKIKVVRLSIAQVLTVISQTQKAALREAYKNKKYLPLDLRPKKTRAIRRRLTKHQASLKTERQKKREMYFPMRKYAIKPCPSCWDEG; encoded by the exons ATGG cgaggatcaaattgcacGAGCTAAGGAACAAATCCAAGACGGAGTTGTTGAACCAATTGAAGGATCTGAAAGCAGAGCTTGCTCTCCTACGCGTCGCTAAGGTTACAGGCGGCGCCCCCAACAAGCTATCGAAGAT TAAGGTCGTGAGGCTTTCGATAGCGCAGGTGTTGACGGTGATTTCGCAGACACAGAAAGCCGCATTGAGGGAAGCTTACAAGAATAAGAAGTATTTGCCTCTCGATCTCCGCCCCAAGAAAACCAGAGCCATCCGCAGACGCCTCACTAAACACCAG GCGTCTCTAAAGACGGAGCGACAGAAGAAGAGGGAGATGTATTTCCCAATGAGGAAATATGCCATCAAG CCATGCCCCAGCTGTTGGGATGAAGGTTGA